One part of the Anaerolineae bacterium genome encodes these proteins:
- a CDS encoding ABC transporter permease yields the protein MRRRDVALAVIALIIAWQVLAWIVHREVLPAPYRVLWTFFAELPRELGRHFLVSGWRVVASVIVAVLTATPAGLVLGQSPAFNRLFSPLIYILYPIPKIVFLPIILLFLGVGDRSKIFMIALILFFQVLVVVRDEASGLRPELIYSVRSLGAGRLALFRFVYLPATLPAVLTALRISVGTAIAVLFFAESFATTSGLGYYIIVEAWGRLAYPEMYAGVVAMSILGLLLYFAVDQLEKRLCPWLSVSGR from the coding sequence ATGCGACGTCGTGATGTAGCTCTGGCAGTGATCGCGCTGATCATCGCTTGGCAGGTGCTGGCTTGGATCGTCCATCGCGAGGTCCTGCCCGCGCCCTATCGTGTGCTCTGGACGTTTTTCGCCGAATTGCCTCGGGAATTGGGACGCCATTTCCTGGTGAGCGGCTGGCGGGTGGTGGCCTCGGTGATCGTCGCTGTGCTCACGGCCACGCCAGCAGGCTTGGTGCTGGGGCAGAGCCCGGCCTTTAATCGGCTTTTCTCGCCGCTCATTTACATCTTGTATCCGATCCCGAAGATCGTCTTCCTGCCCATCATCTTGTTGTTCCTGGGCGTGGGTGATCGCTCGAAGATCTTCATGATCGCCCTGATCCTGTTCTTCCAGGTGCTGGTGGTCGTGCGCGATGAGGCGAGCGGGTTGCGGCCGGAGCTGATCTACTCCGTGCGCTCGCTAGGGGCGGGACGGCTGGCCCTATTTCGGTTTGTATACCTGCCGGCTACACTGCCAGCCGTGCTCACCGCGCTGCGTATATCCGTAGGCACGGCGATTGCCGTCCTCTTCTTCGCCGAATCGTTTGCCACGACCTCAGGCCTAGGCTATTACATCATTGTGGAGGCTTGGGGACGGCTGGCTTATCCGGAAATGTATGCCGGCGTGGTGGCGATGAGCATCCTGGGGCTGTTGCTTTATTTCGCTGTAGACCAATTGGAAAAACGCCTTTGCCCCTGGCTCTCCGTCAGCGGGCGGTGA
- a CDS encoding polyprenyl synthetase family protein, translating to MLLNEVLTRWLPLIEEALCQAVASPDVATDFHYGMMAYHLGFVDREMRPTRAHVGKRIRPLLCLLTCEAAGGTITAALPAAVALELLHNFSLVHDDVEDASPMRRHRETVWKLWGVPMAVNVGDGMFALAHLALLRLREQGMPAEAVLDAMWMFDEVCRQLTEGQFLDMWFESRERVSEEEYLRMIACKTGALLGLSAEMGARVAGAVPAIVAAYRRFGQALGRAFQIQDDILGIWGDEAITGKSVQSDILSRKKSLPIVYALAQEGEAGQALRAIYARAELTPADVPEVLRWLEVAGSRSYAEAMVQAAHEQALAALNEAQPREPAASALRELADQLAIRAY from the coding sequence GTGCTGTTAAATGAAGTGCTAACACGTTGGCTGCCGTTAATCGAAGAGGCACTCTGCCAGGCAGTAGCATCGCCGGATGTGGCAACGGATTTCCACTATGGGATGATGGCATACCACTTGGGCTTTGTGGACCGCGAGATGCGCCCAACCCGGGCCCACGTGGGCAAGCGTATTCGCCCTCTACTCTGTCTGTTGACGTGCGAGGCGGCGGGCGGAACCATCACGGCGGCCCTGCCGGCTGCCGTGGCCCTGGAGCTACTGCACAACTTCTCCTTGGTTCACGACGACGTGGAGGATGCCTCGCCCATGCGGCGGCATCGAGAGACGGTGTGGAAGCTGTGGGGTGTGCCGATGGCGGTCAACGTGGGCGATGGCATGTTCGCGCTAGCGCACCTGGCGCTGTTGCGTCTACGGGAACAGGGTATGCCTGCTGAGGCAGTACTCGACGCCATGTGGATGTTCGATGAAGTGTGCCGGCAGCTCACCGAAGGGCAATTCCTGGACATGTGGTTTGAAAGCCGTGAGCGGGTCAGCGAAGAGGAATACCTGCGCATGATCGCCTGCAAGACCGGCGCTTTGCTGGGGCTATCAGCGGAGATGGGAGCCCGTGTGGCAGGCGCGGTGCCGGCCATCGTGGCCGCCTATCGCCGCTTTGGACAGGCGTTAGGGCGGGCCTTTCAGATCCAGGATGACATCCTAGGCATCTGGGGTGACGAGGCGATCACCGGCAAGTCGGTCCAAAGTGACATCTTGAGCCGTAAGAAGTCCCTGCCTATTGTCTATGCTTTGGCTCAGGAGGGAGAGGCAGGACAAGCGTTGCGGGCGATCTACGCCCGGGCTGAGCTCACCCCTGCCGATGTACCGGAGGTGCTGCGGTGGCTGGAAGTGGCGGGCAGTCGCTCCTATGCGGAGGCAATGGTGCAGGCGGCGCATGAGCAGGCCTTGGCCGCCCTCAACGAAGCACAGCCGAGAGAGCCGGCGGCCTCGGCTTTACGCGAGTTGGCCGATCAACTGGCCATACGGGCCTACTGA
- a CDS encoding M50 family metallopeptidase, producing the protein MWITAIAFFIVLSVLVLAHEFGHFIVARRQGIIVEEFGLGYPPRLVVLFRHKGVLYTLNAIPFGGFVRLRGEDGREGPGSFASKSKRARAAVLLAGPGMNFALAVLLFTASFMLGQPMPTSGAVITAVAPGSPAEVAGLQPGDIITAIAEEPVRVPSDITRVVAAQAGQPVALTIRRDGQILTIHVTPRVTPPPGEGPMGISIEQASEIRRLPLGQAFVYGLGSTVSFVLITLSLPILLLRGLIPAEAARPIGPVGIAQLTSGAVEASVAAGMAFPILQFVAVLSAALAVTNLLPLPALDGGRLLFIVVEIIRGRRIDPEKEGMVHLIGMALLFTLMLLITYQDLVKGVPSIDWGVSGR; encoded by the coding sequence ATGTGGATTACCGCGATTGCGTTTTTTATTGTTCTCAGCGTGCTAGTATTGGCTCACGAGTTTGGTCATTTCATTGTAGCCAGGCGTCAAGGGATCATCGTTGAGGAGTTTGGCCTGGGTTACCCACCTCGTCTAGTGGTCCTGTTTCGGCATAAAGGGGTCTTGTATACGCTGAACGCCATTCCCTTCGGTGGGTTTGTACGCCTGCGAGGGGAGGATGGCCGTGAGGGACCGGGCAGCTTCGCCTCTAAGTCGAAGCGGGCGCGGGCGGCTGTGTTGTTGGCAGGGCCAGGCATGAATTTTGCGTTAGCCGTGTTGCTATTTACGGCTTCGTTCATGTTGGGCCAACCGATGCCTACGTCGGGCGCTGTGATCACGGCTGTTGCTCCCGGCTCTCCTGCGGAAGTGGCGGGGCTACAGCCGGGCGACATTATCACGGCTATCGCAGAGGAGCCGGTTAGAGTCCCCAGCGATATCACAAGAGTGGTGGCTGCGCAGGCCGGACAGCCGGTGGCGTTGACCATCCGCCGGGATGGCCAGATCTTGACCATTCACGTCACGCCCCGGGTGACTCCCCCCCCGGGTGAGGGCCCGATGGGCATCTCCATCGAACAGGCGAGCGAGATTCGGCGGCTGCCACTGGGGCAAGCATTCGTCTACGGTCTGGGCTCTACAGTCTCCTTTGTCCTCATCACCCTCTCGTTGCCTATCCTGCTGTTGCGTGGACTGATCCCAGCAGAAGCGGCACGCCCGATCGGTCCCGTGGGGATCGCCCAATTGACCAGCGGCGCAGTCGAAGCCTCAGTTGCCGCTGGCATGGCGTTTCCCATCCTGCAGTTTGTGGCGGTCCTGAGCGCTGCGCTGGCAGTCACCAATCTGCTCCCATTGCCCGCTCTGGACGGTGGCCGTCTCTTATTCATCGTGGTGGAGATAATCCGCGGGCGGCGGATAGACCCAGAGAAAGAAGGGATGGTCCATTTGATTGGCATGGCATTGCTGTTCACTC
- a CDS encoding isopentenyl phosphate kinase produces the protein MSELVFVKLGGSLITDKARPFTVRKEVIARLAEELAQARAARPDLHLLLGHGSGSFGHVVGQRYGTRAGVHNAEGWRGFAETAAAAARLNRLVTDMMLAAHLPAWSIQPSATARCREGVLISLGWETIERALAAGLVPLIYGDVALDEVRGGTIASTEELFAFLAPRLRPRRIILVGEVDGVFTADPLRDPMARPIPWLSPKAIAAGELDLGEGMGVDVTGGMASKVMTMCELIQRMPELEVHLISGQVPGRLTQVLMDPEYPTGTRIRYRR, from the coding sequence ATGAGCGAGCTGGTGTTCGTCAAGTTGGGCGGATCGCTGATCACCGACAAGGCGCGCCCCTTTACAGTGCGGAAGGAAGTGATCGCCCGTCTGGCCGAGGAGCTGGCGCAGGCACGAGCGGCGCGGCCGGATTTGCACCTATTGTTGGGACACGGCAGCGGCTCTTTTGGGCACGTGGTGGGGCAACGCTACGGAACGCGGGCAGGCGTGCATAACGCGGAGGGCTGGCGAGGGTTTGCTGAGACGGCAGCTGCAGCGGCCCGGCTGAATCGGCTGGTGACGGATATGATGTTGGCAGCTCACTTGCCTGCGTGGTCTATCCAACCCTCGGCGACGGCCCGTTGCCGCGAAGGGGTGTTGATCTCGCTAGGCTGGGAGACGATCGAACGCGCGCTCGCCGCAGGGCTGGTGCCTCTCATCTACGGGGATGTGGCGCTGGATGAGGTACGCGGCGGCACCATTGCCTCGACGGAAGAGCTATTCGCCTTTCTGGCTCCCCGGCTACGGCCGCGTCGCATCATCCTGGTTGGCGAAGTGGATGGCGTGTTCACTGCCGATCCTCTGCGGGATCCGATGGCCCGTCCTATCCCATGGCTATCCCCCAAGGCCATCGCAGCCGGCGAGCTCGATTTGGGAGAAGGAATGGGAGTGGATGTGACGGGCGGCATGGCCAGCAAGGTGATGACTATGTGCGAGCTCATCCAGCGCATGCCGGAACTGGAAGTGCACTTGATCAGCGGCCAGGTGCCGGGACGTCTAACCCAAGTGTTGATGGATCCGGAGTATCCGACCGGCACGCGGATTCGCTACAGGCGGTGA
- the selA gene encoding L-seryl-tRNA(Sec) selenium transferase — protein MGRDRSDVHEELRKLPSVDRLLQTPALAQVIAEWGQELATSAARAAVERARQAILDGETCPELDELAQDALAEVHRVIRPSLRRLINATGVIIHTNLGRAPLSRATQEAMIAAARGYTNLEYDLAAGQRGSRYEHAVTLLRQLTGAEDALVVNNNAGAVLLALAGVAAGHEVIVSRGQLVEIGGGFRVPEVMQQSGARLVEVGTTNRTHLRDYQMAIRPETAALLRVHRSNFRIIGFTSEVSLAEMVALAREHGLAVVDDLGSGSLLDTTAYGLAPEPRVQESVAAGADLVTFSGDKLLGGPQAGVIVGRAHWIQALRRHPLARALRVDKLTLAGLQATLLHYLRGEAEREIPVWRMIATPPNELTARAQRWASLLAEMGIAASVAPAESAIGGGSLPGETLPTTAVVLSPRSAEALGRALREGDPPVVVRIAEDKVWLDPRTVFPEEEAELLAVVRAAWERVHG, from the coding sequence ATGGGGCGAGATCGTTCGGATGTGCATGAAGAGTTGAGAAAGCTTCCAAGCGTGGATCGCCTGCTCCAGACGCCAGCGCTGGCCCAGGTCATCGCCGAGTGGGGGCAGGAGCTGGCGACAAGCGCGGCGCGCGCTGCTGTCGAGCGCGCCCGTCAGGCGATCCTGGATGGAGAGACGTGTCCTGAACTGGATGAGCTGGCCCAGGATGCTCTGGCCGAAGTGCACCGGGTTATCCGGCCCTCGCTGCGGCGCCTCATTAACGCCACTGGCGTCATCATCCACACGAACCTGGGACGGGCGCCGCTGAGCCGGGCGACGCAAGAAGCCATGATCGCGGCAGCGCGGGGGTACACGAACCTGGAGTATGATCTAGCCGCTGGCCAACGCGGCTCCCGCTACGAGCATGCGGTCACACTGCTGCGGCAGCTCACCGGGGCTGAGGACGCGTTGGTGGTCAACAACAATGCGGGGGCGGTGCTGTTGGCTCTGGCAGGCGTGGCTGCAGGACACGAGGTAATCGTCTCCCGTGGCCAGCTCGTCGAGATCGGCGGCGGCTTTCGCGTGCCCGAGGTGATGCAGCAAAGCGGTGCCCGGCTGGTGGAGGTAGGCACCACCAACCGAACCCATCTGCGTGATTACCAGATGGCCATCCGCCCGGAGACGGCCGCGCTATTGCGCGTTCATCGCTCGAACTTCCGCATCATTGGCTTCACCTCTGAGGTATCGCTGGCCGAGATGGTGGCGCTGGCCCGCGAGCACGGGCTAGCGGTGGTGGACGACCTGGGCAGCGGCTCGCTGCTCGACACAACCGCCTACGGGTTGGCGCCAGAGCCGCGTGTGCAGGAAAGCGTGGCTGCTGGCGCCGATTTGGTGACGTTTAGCGGTGACAAGCTGTTAGGCGGGCCGCAGGCCGGCGTGATCGTCGGGCGCGCCCACTGGATTCAGGCGCTACGTCGTCATCCGCTGGCTCGCGCCCTGCGGGTGGACAAGCTCACGCTAGCTGGCCTCCAGGCCACGCTGCTGCACTACCTGCGCGGCGAGGCAGAGCGGGAGATCCCGGTATGGCGCATGATCGCGACGCCGCCGAATGAGCTGACGGCGCGGGCCCAGCGATGGGCCTCCCTGCTTGCAGAGATGGGCATCGCGGCGAGCGTAGCACCAGCGGAGTCCGCTATCGGCGGCGGCTCGTTGCCCGGTGAGACCCTGCCGACCACAGCGGTGGTCTTATCACCCCGTTCGGCCGAGGCGTTAGGGCGCGCTTTGCGCGAGGGGGATCCGCCAGTGGTGGTGCGTATTGCAGAGGACAAGGTGTGGCTGGACCCGCGCACGGTGTTCCCGGAGGAAGAGGCCGAGCTGCTAGCAGTTGTGCGGGCTGCCTGGGAGCGTGTCCATGGGTAA
- a CDS encoding DUF126 domain-containing protein, whose product MGKEAVRLEGRVIRTGRAEGIALVSSEPIGFLGGVDPDTGIVIEPGHPLQGQDITGRVLVFPSGKGSTVGSYTILRLRYSGHAPAAMINRESEAIVAVGAILADIPMVDQVDIERIRTGDWVRVENGVVMVWRDEDEVSA is encoded by the coding sequence ATGGGTAAGGAGGCGGTTCGCCTGGAGGGCCGGGTGATTCGGACTGGCCGCGCTGAAGGGATTGCGTTGGTGTCGTCGGAGCCCATCGGCTTTCTAGGAGGCGTGGACCCTGATACCGGCATCGTGATCGAGCCAGGGCATCCGCTGCAAGGCCAGGACATCACTGGTCGCGTGCTGGTCTTCCCCAGCGGCAAGGGGAGCACGGTGGGCTCTTACACCATCCTGCGCTTACGATACAGTGGTCACGCCCCGGCGGCTATGATCAATCGCGAGAGCGAGGCCATCGTCGCGGTAGGGGCCATCCTCGCCGACATCCCCATGGTGGATCAGGTGGATATCGAGCGCATTCGCACCGGCGATTGGGTGCGCGTGGAGAATGGCGTTGTAATGGTTTGGCGGGATGAGGACGAAGTTTCAGCATGA